The Halobacterium litoreum genome includes a region encoding these proteins:
- a CDS encoding DUF354 domain-containing protein, whose protein sequence is MSDARAPATPDAPRPDDPQTVVLSVQHPAHVHFFKHAYRELDARGHDVHVFVRDKSVVCDLLDAADVPHSVLLDADGGSVYANQLRYEWRLLRATRGLDPDVFAGVGGVSTSHVASVLGARSVAFTDTEHATLSNALAFPFADTVCTPACFRGDAGDSHRRYDGYHELAYLHPDRFDPDPAVLDEVGVDADEQFVVLRSVAWSAAHDAGNAGFLDVRDAVERLEATGATVLVTAEADLPDAVADRRVSVPPERMHDLLAFADCFVGEGATMAAESAVLGTPAVYVNTLETGLTDELAERYGLLFRCHGSDRQVRALARATAVLDGAMDRDWDARRADLLAERTDTTGVVVDQILGGDG, encoded by the coding sequence ATGAGCGACGCACGCGCCCCCGCGACGCCGGACGCGCCGCGCCCCGACGACCCGCAGACGGTCGTGCTGTCCGTCCAGCACCCGGCTCACGTCCACTTCTTCAAGCACGCGTACCGCGAACTCGACGCCCGCGGCCACGACGTCCACGTGTTCGTGCGCGACAAGTCCGTGGTCTGTGACCTGCTCGACGCGGCTGACGTCCCCCACTCGGTGCTGTTGGACGCCGACGGCGGGAGCGTCTACGCGAACCAACTGCGCTACGAGTGGCGGCTGCTGCGCGCGACCCGGGGCCTCGACCCGGACGTGTTCGCGGGCGTCGGCGGCGTCTCCACCTCGCACGTCGCCAGCGTGCTTGGCGCGCGGAGCGTCGCGTTCACCGACACCGAGCACGCCACGCTCTCGAACGCGCTCGCGTTCCCGTTCGCGGACACCGTCTGCACGCCCGCGTGCTTCCGCGGCGACGCCGGCGACAGCCACCGGCGGTACGACGGCTACCACGAACTCGCGTACCTCCACCCGGACCGCTTCGACCCCGACCCCGCCGTCCTCGACGAGGTGGGCGTCGACGCCGACGAGCAGTTCGTCGTCCTGCGGTCGGTCGCGTGGTCGGCCGCCCACGACGCCGGGAACGCCGGCTTCCTCGACGTCCGGGACGCCGTCGAGCGCCTCGAAGCCACGGGCGCGACGGTGCTCGTCACCGCGGAGGCCGACCTCCCGGACGCCGTCGCGGACCGCCGCGTCAGCGTCCCGCCCGAGCGGATGCACGACCTGCTCGCGTTCGCCGACTGCTTCGTCGGCGAGGGCGCGACGATGGCCGCCGAGAGCGCGGTGCTCGGCACGCCCGCCGTCTACGTGAACACGCTGGAGACCGGCCTCACGGACGAACTCGCGGAGCGGTACGGCCTCCTGTTCCGGTGTCACGGCTCCGACCGGCAGGTCCGCGCGCTCGCCCGCGCCACCGCCGTCCTCGACGGCGCGATGGACCGCGACTGGGACGCGCGCCGCGCCGACCTGCTCGCCGAGCGCACCGACACGACCGGCGTCGTCGTCGACCAGATTCTCGGAGGCGACGGATGA
- a CDS encoding nucleotide sugar dehydrogenase — protein sequence MSDAATAVAESETERVCVVGLGYVGLPLALAFAEEGVSVLGFDVDESKVDALRAGRDPTGHASDDELAGTDAAFTADPAGIATADYVVVAVPTPVDDGKNPNLDYVEAAGETVGEHMTPGTTVVLESTVYPGATEEVLVPALEEASGLSVGEEFHVGYAPERAAPGETGRGVRDVTRVVSADTDAVRDDLAALYERVVDAGTYRAPNVKTAEAAKVIENVQRDVNIALANELAVVCDHLGLRTQDVLDAAASKWNFHDEYRPGLVGGHCIPVDPLYLVHRSEHEGFSPKLVLQAREVNEYMPKHTAEVTLKGLNRCGKVLRESRVLVLGLAYKANVGDIRTSEVHGVLNELREYGVDVVGYDPHVDPDEARDAFDVPLADDPTLDGYDAVVLATGHDAFAEFEPSDFARELGEDALLVDVPGLFERGAVESTGVQYAEL from the coding sequence ATGAGTGACGCCGCCACCGCGGTCGCGGAGAGCGAGACCGAACGCGTCTGCGTCGTCGGCCTCGGCTACGTCGGCCTGCCGCTGGCGCTCGCGTTCGCCGAGGAGGGCGTCTCCGTCCTCGGGTTCGACGTCGACGAGTCGAAAGTCGACGCCCTGCGCGCGGGTCGCGACCCGACCGGGCACGCCAGCGACGACGAACTCGCGGGGACCGACGCCGCGTTCACCGCCGACCCCGCGGGCATCGCGACCGCCGACTACGTGGTCGTCGCGGTGCCGACGCCCGTGGACGACGGGAAGAACCCGAACCTCGACTACGTCGAGGCCGCGGGCGAGACGGTCGGCGAACACATGACACCGGGGACGACGGTCGTCCTCGAATCCACGGTCTACCCGGGCGCGACCGAGGAGGTGCTCGTGCCCGCGCTCGAAGAAGCCTCGGGGCTCTCGGTCGGCGAGGAGTTCCACGTCGGGTACGCGCCGGAGCGCGCCGCGCCGGGCGAGACCGGACGCGGCGTGCGCGACGTGACCCGGGTCGTGAGCGCTGACACCGACGCCGTTCGCGACGACCTCGCGGCGCTGTACGAGCGCGTCGTGGACGCCGGCACCTACCGCGCGCCGAACGTCAAGACCGCGGAGGCCGCGAAAGTCATCGAGAACGTCCAGCGCGACGTGAACATCGCGCTCGCGAACGAGCTCGCGGTGGTCTGTGACCACCTCGGCCTCCGCACGCAGGACGTCCTCGACGCCGCCGCGTCGAAGTGGAACTTCCACGACGAGTACCGGCCCGGCCTCGTCGGCGGGCACTGCATCCCCGTCGACCCCCTCTACCTCGTCCACCGGTCGGAACACGAGGGGTTCTCGCCGAAACTCGTCCTGCAGGCCCGCGAGGTCAACGAGTACATGCCGAAACACACCGCGGAGGTGACGCTGAAGGGCCTGAACCGCTGCGGGAAGGTGCTCCGGGAGAGCCGCGTGCTCGTGCTCGGCCTCGCGTACAAGGCGAACGTCGGGGACATCCGGACCTCGGAGGTTCACGGCGTCCTGAACGAACTCCGCGAGTACGGCGTCGACGTGGTCGGGTACGACCCGCACGTCGACCCCGACGAGGCCCGCGACGCGTTCGACGTGCCGCTCGCCGACGACCCGACGCTGGACGGCTACGACGCCGTGGTTCTCGCGACCGGACACGACGCCTTCGCGGAGTTCGAGCCGTCGGACTTCGCTCGGGAACTCGGCGAGGACGCCCTGCTCGTGGACGTGCCGGGGTTGTTCGAGCGCGGCGCGGTCGAATCGACGGGGGTGCAGTACGCCGAACTATGA
- a CDS encoding nucleotide sugar dehydrogenase, giving the protein MSATTELPGLYGADATTADQRDALTGGDVPVAVYGLGKMGLPLAAAFADVTGNVVGADVDPDVVDAVNAGDAHVVGEPGLDELVTEVVDRDALRAVADPTVAADWARVHVVIVPTLVTDESDPDLSVVRSVARDLASGLDAGDTVLFESTLPPRTCEDDLLPLLEAESGLSRTEFGLAFCPERTLSGRALADIRDGHPKVVGGVDDESTRVAELVYGELTDQPVVAVSDATTAEAVKVYEGVYRDVNIALANELARHADDLAIDVTEAIEAANTQPYCELHEPGAGVGGHCIPYYPHFLTNRVEGDSPVVSTARDVNDAMPAFTANLALDGLASVGTRPEDADVLVLGLTYRPGVEEIRATPALGVVETLADAGATVTATDPLTPDAAPFEDAGATVESVDAVADESFDAVVLVTQQDDFDDLDVAALGPDDRPVVVADGRQELTELRDDDAVVYRGVGLHE; this is encoded by the coding sequence ATGAGCGCGACGACCGAACTCCCCGGCCTCTACGGCGCTGACGCGACGACTGCCGACCAGCGCGACGCGCTCACTGGCGGCGACGTCCCGGTCGCCGTGTACGGCCTCGGAAAGATGGGCCTCCCGCTCGCAGCGGCGTTCGCGGACGTCACCGGGAACGTCGTCGGCGCGGACGTCGACCCCGACGTGGTGGACGCGGTGAACGCCGGCGACGCGCACGTCGTCGGCGAACCCGGGCTCGACGAACTCGTGACCGAGGTCGTCGACCGGGACGCGCTCCGCGCCGTCGCGGACCCGACGGTGGCCGCCGACTGGGCGCGCGTCCACGTCGTCATCGTGCCGACGCTCGTCACCGATGAGTCCGACCCCGACCTCTCGGTCGTGCGGTCGGTCGCCCGCGACCTGGCGAGCGGCCTCGACGCCGGCGACACCGTGCTGTTCGAGTCGACGCTCCCGCCCCGCACCTGCGAGGACGACCTGCTCCCGCTGCTCGAAGCCGAGAGCGGCCTGTCTCGGACGGAGTTCGGGCTCGCGTTCTGCCCGGAGCGCACGCTCTCCGGGCGCGCGCTCGCCGACATCCGGGACGGCCACCCGAAGGTCGTCGGCGGCGTCGACGACGAGAGCACCCGGGTCGCGGAACTCGTCTACGGCGAACTCACCGACCAGCCGGTCGTCGCCGTCTCCGACGCGACCACCGCGGAGGCCGTGAAAGTGTACGAGGGCGTCTACCGCGACGTGAACATCGCGCTCGCGAACGAGCTCGCGCGCCACGCCGACGACCTCGCTATCGACGTGACGGAGGCCATCGAGGCCGCGAACACGCAGCCGTACTGCGAACTCCACGAGCCGGGCGCGGGCGTCGGCGGGCACTGCATCCCGTACTACCCGCACTTTCTCACGAACCGCGTCGAGGGCGACTCGCCGGTCGTCTCGACGGCGCGGGACGTGAACGACGCGATGCCGGCGTTCACCGCGAACCTCGCGCTCGACGGCCTCGCGTCGGTCGGCACGCGCCCCGAGGACGCCGACGTGCTCGTGCTCGGCCTGACGTACCGGCCGGGCGTCGAGGAGATTCGCGCGACGCCGGCGCTCGGCGTCGTGGAGACGCTCGCCGACGCCGGCGCGACGGTCACGGCGACCGACCCGCTCACGCCCGACGCGGCGCCGTTCGAGGACGCGGGCGCGACCGTCGAGTCCGTCGACGCGGTCGCCGACGAGTCCTTCGACGCGGTCGTCCTGGTCACACAACAGGACGACTTCGACGACCTCGACGTGGCCGCGCTCGGTCCCGACGACCGACCGGTCGTGGTCGCCGACGGACGGCAAGAACTCACGGAACTGCGCGACGACGACGCCGTCGTCTACCGGGGTGTCGGCCTCCATGAGTGA
- a CDS encoding N-acetyltransferase, with the protein MTSRLGSNTRVEADAVVGREHDPDAPPAEVGDDAVVRSGTVVYADVTVGDGFVTGHNALVREGTTVGDDVVVGTNVVVDGHTTVGDRVSMQTGVYVPTNTTIGDDVFLGPNATLTNDPYPLRSDADLEGPTLERGVSVGANATILPGVTVGERSFVAAGALVTEDVPPETLAVGAPAAHEPLPDHLDAPNTQ; encoded by the coding sequence GTGACGAGCCGCCTCGGCTCGAACACGCGGGTCGAAGCCGACGCCGTCGTCGGACGCGAACACGACCCCGACGCGCCGCCAGCGGAGGTCGGCGACGACGCCGTCGTTCGCTCCGGAACCGTCGTCTACGCCGACGTGACGGTCGGAGACGGCTTCGTCACGGGCCACAACGCGCTCGTCCGCGAGGGAACCACTGTCGGCGACGACGTGGTGGTCGGCACGAACGTCGTCGTGGACGGCCACACGACCGTCGGCGACCGCGTGAGCATGCAGACCGGCGTCTACGTCCCGACGAACACCACCATCGGAGACGACGTGTTCCTCGGCCCCAACGCGACGCTGACGAACGACCCCTACCCCCTCCGGTCGGACGCCGACCTCGAAGGCCCGACGCTCGAACGCGGCGTGTCGGTCGGCGCGAACGCGACGATTCTGCCGGGCGTGACGGTGGGCGAACGCTCGTTCGTCGCCGCCGGCGCGCTCGTCACCGAAGACGTGCCGCCGGAGACGCTGGCCGTCGGCGCGCCCGCCGCCCACGAACCGCTCCCCGACCACCTCGACGCGCCCAACACGCAATGA
- a CDS encoding Gfo/Idh/MocA family protein has protein sequence MPEAPLSVGVVGVGSMGQHHARTYREVEDAELVGVADADEARATEVAADLGTDAHAVPDLLEQVDAVSVAVPTHAHDAVASACIDAGVDALVEKPFVADPERGRELAAAASDAGVTLQVGHVERFNPVVDAVFDAVEGRELVSVRADRLGPPAGRVIPDSVVFDLMIHDVDVVLELAGERPANVDATATADGEYAVATLEFDSGLVATLSASRVSHDSVRELAVNAEGCGVTADYAAQSVSVTRDDGGAPDDVTEADPLTRELRSFVDAAATGASPVVSADDALRAIDVVREIEAAADLADATPPSEETAVDGA, from the coding sequence ATGCCTGAGGCGCCGCTGTCCGTGGGCGTCGTCGGCGTCGGGAGCATGGGCCAACACCACGCCCGCACCTACCGGGAGGTCGAGGACGCGGAATTGGTCGGCGTCGCGGACGCCGACGAGGCGCGGGCGACGGAGGTGGCCGCCGACCTCGGCACGGACGCGCACGCCGTCCCCGACCTGCTGGAGCAGGTAGACGCCGTCTCGGTGGCGGTTCCGACGCACGCCCACGACGCCGTGGCGTCCGCGTGCATCGACGCCGGCGTGGACGCGCTCGTGGAGAAGCCGTTCGTCGCGGACCCCGAGCGCGGCCGGGAACTCGCGGCCGCCGCGAGCGACGCCGGCGTCACGCTCCAGGTCGGGCACGTCGAGCGATTCAACCCCGTCGTCGACGCGGTGTTCGACGCGGTCGAGGGCCGCGAGTTGGTGTCCGTGCGCGCGGACCGCCTCGGGCCGCCCGCCGGCCGCGTCATCCCGGATTCGGTGGTGTTCGACCTGATGATTCACGACGTGGACGTGGTGCTGGAGTTGGCGGGCGAGCGCCCCGCGAACGTGGACGCGACGGCGACGGCGGACGGCGAGTACGCGGTCGCGACCCTGGAGTTCGACTCCGGGCTGGTCGCCACGCTGTCGGCGAGTCGCGTCAGCCACGACAGCGTCCGCGAACTCGCGGTGAACGCCGAGGGCTGTGGCGTGACCGCTGACTACGCGGCGCAGTCCGTCTCGGTCACGCGCGACGACGGCGGCGCGCCCGACGACGTGACGGAGGCCGACCCCCTGACGCGGGAACTCCGGTCGTTCGTGGACGCCGCCGCGACCGGCGCGTCGCCCGTGGTTTCGGCCGACGACGCGCTCCGCGCCATCGACGTGGTGCGCGAGATAGAGGCGGCGGCCGACCTCGCGGACGCCACACCGCCGTCAGAGGAAACGGCCGTAGACGGCGCTTAG
- a CDS encoding DegT/DnrJ/EryC1/StrS family aminotransferase translates to MTDPAIASPEIGDAERRRVREVLDSGHLADGEEVRAFEDEFADFCGAERGVATSNGTTALHAAFEALDIGPGDTVVTTPFSFVASANAIRHAGAEPVFADVDPATYNLDPASVERVLDDRDDVAAILAVHLYGLPADVDALAALADDYGIALVEDAAQAHGAEYRGERVGSLGDAACFSFYPTKNMTTGEGGMVTTDRADVEAGLRRFVNHGRDSAGYEHVSVGHNFRMTNLAAAIGRAQLERLPGFVAARRENAAALTEALADAPVETPVEPPERRHSYHQYTVACRDREAVVSRLEDAGVGYGVYYPTPIHEQPAYAGVDADAPRASAAADSVLSLPVHPALDPGDVERIADAVRGEVVVDA, encoded by the coding sequence ATGACCGACCCCGCTATCGCGTCCCCCGAAATCGGAGACGCCGAGCGGCGGCGCGTCCGCGAGGTGCTGGACTCCGGCCACCTCGCGGACGGCGAGGAGGTGCGCGCGTTCGAGGACGAGTTCGCGGACTTCTGTGGCGCCGAGCGCGGCGTCGCCACGTCGAACGGGACGACCGCGCTCCACGCCGCCTTCGAGGCTCTCGATATCGGCCCCGGCGACACGGTGGTGACGACGCCGTTCTCGTTCGTCGCGAGCGCGAACGCGATTCGGCACGCCGGCGCCGAACCCGTCTTCGCCGACGTCGACCCCGCGACGTACAACCTCGACCCGGCGAGCGTCGAACGCGTCCTCGACGACCGGGACGACGTGGCCGCGATTCTCGCCGTCCACCTCTACGGCCTGCCCGCGGACGTGGACGCGCTCGCGGCGCTCGCCGACGACTACGGCATCGCGCTCGTGGAGGACGCCGCGCAGGCCCACGGCGCGGAGTACCGCGGTGAGCGCGTCGGTTCCCTCGGCGACGCGGCGTGTTTCTCCTTCTACCCGACGAAGAACATGACGACTGGCGAGGGCGGGATGGTCACCACGGACCGCGCGGACGTCGAGGCGGGACTCCGGCGGTTCGTCAACCACGGCCGCGACAGCGCCGGCTACGAGCACGTCTCGGTCGGCCACAACTTCCGGATGACGAACCTGGCGGCCGCCATCGGCCGCGCGCAGTTGGAGCGTCTCCCCGGGTTCGTCGCCGCGCGCCGCGAGAACGCCGCCGCGCTCACCGAGGCGCTCGCCGACGCCCCCGTCGAGACGCCGGTCGAACCGCCGGAGCGACGCCACTCGTACCACCAGTACACGGTCGCCTGCAGGGACCGCGAGGCGGTGGTCTCGCGCCTCGAAGACGCGGGCGTCGGGTACGGCGTCTACTACCCGACGCCGATTCACGAACAGCCGGCGTACGCCGGCGTGGACGCCGACGCGCCGCGCGCGAGCGCCGCCGCCGACAGCGTGCTCTCGCTGCCCGTCCACCCCGCGCTCGACCCGGGTGACGTGGAGCGAATCGCCGACGCCGTCCGCGGGGAGGTGGTCGTCGATGCCTGA
- a CDS encoding DUF1616 domain-containing protein, with protein MVRNAAAWTADLVAVLAATALAHVAVLELGVQSPLVRTALLAPVVLLGPGYALVSTLYPERREPGPTDKPAGSPAAVSKPSTRSLPPTVAGRVALAVAASLVLVASFALVAAYTVGIDSALVFSATTAATAGLSLLALARRANLDERARFTVAEFDAGLPFGARSDSLGRESGGRGRVANLALAVGVLALLGTTAFAATAAPADDDVTEFYLATPDGDGSFTADDYPREFPADDGEPVVARIGNHGGGDATYTVVATVQRVDTGDGGVEVLEQRELARADATVAAGETASVEHEPAPDLTGDDLRLVYFLYEGDAPATPSADSAHRVVHYGITVDGGR; from the coding sequence ATGGTACGCAACGCCGCCGCGTGGACGGCCGACCTCGTCGCCGTCCTCGCGGCGACCGCACTCGCGCACGTCGCCGTCCTCGAACTCGGCGTCCAGTCCCCGCTCGTCCGCACCGCCCTCCTCGCGCCCGTCGTCCTGCTCGGACCGGGGTACGCGCTCGTCTCGACGCTCTACCCGGAGCGCCGCGAGCCCGGTCCGACCGACAAGCCCGCGGGCTCGCCGGCCGCCGTCTCGAAGCCCTCGACGCGTTCGCTCCCGCCGACCGTCGCCGGCCGCGTCGCGCTCGCCGTCGCCGCGAGTCTCGTACTCGTCGCGTCGTTCGCGCTCGTCGCCGCGTACACCGTCGGCATCGACTCCGCGCTCGTGTTCTCCGCGACCACCGCCGCCACCGCCGGCCTCTCGCTGCTCGCGCTCGCTCGGCGCGCGAACCTCGACGAGCGAGCGCGGTTCACCGTCGCGGAGTTCGACGCCGGCCTCCCGTTCGGCGCACGGAGCGACTCGCTCGGGCGGGAGAGCGGCGGGCGCGGGCGCGTCGCGAACCTCGCGCTCGCCGTCGGCGTGCTCGCGCTCCTCGGCACCACGGCGTTCGCGGCGACCGCCGCGCCCGCCGACGACGACGTGACCGAGTTCTACCTCGCCACGCCCGACGGCGACGGGTCGTTCACGGCCGACGACTACCCCCGAGAGTTCCCGGCTGACGACGGCGAACCGGTCGTCGCGCGCATCGGCAACCACGGCGGCGGGGACGCGACGTACACCGTCGTCGCGACGGTCCAGCGCGTCGACACCGGAGACGGCGGCGTCGAAGTCCTCGAACAGCGCGAACTCGCGCGCGCCGACGCGACGGTCGCGGCCGGCGAGACGGCGAGCGTCGAACACGAACCCGCGCCCGACCTGACCGGCGACGACCTCCGACTCGTCTACTTCCTCTACGAGGGCGACGCGCCCGCGACGCCCTCGGCCGACTCCGCGCACCGCGTCGTCCACTACGGCATCACGGTGGACGGAGGCCGGTAG
- a CDS encoding metal-dependent hydrolase — MWPWGHLAFGYVCVSALTRVFAGRPPSDREALLVLLATQLPDLVDKPLGWGLDLYATGYGAAHSVLVAGPLLLVVLAYAVRKRSVAALAFVAAYASHPAGDVLSALLDDNPAALSRVLWPVADLPAYGTERGFAERALHYFAAYATELADPTALAALAAYASVFAAVGALWLYDGAPGTGLLRDAERRARRR, encoded by the coding sequence GTGTGGCCGTGGGGCCACCTCGCGTTCGGGTACGTCTGCGTCTCCGCGCTCACGCGCGTCTTCGCGGGTCGGCCGCCGTCCGACCGCGAAGCCCTGCTCGTGCTTCTCGCCACCCAACTCCCCGACCTCGTGGACAAGCCACTCGGCTGGGGGTTGGACCTCTACGCGACCGGCTACGGCGCCGCGCACTCGGTGCTCGTCGCCGGCCCCCTCCTGCTCGTCGTGCTCGCGTACGCCGTCCGGAAGCGCTCCGTCGCGGCGCTCGCGTTCGTCGCGGCGTACGCCTCCCACCCCGCGGGCGACGTGCTGAGCGCGCTCCTCGACGACAACCCGGCGGCGCTCTCCCGCGTGCTGTGGCCGGTCGCCGACCTCCCGGCCTACGGCACCGAGAGGGGGTTCGCGGAGCGCGCGCTCCACTACTTCGCGGCGTACGCGACCGAACTCGCTGACCCCACTGCGCTCGCCGCGCTCGCCGCGTACGCCTCCGTGTTCGCGGCGGTCGGCGCGCTCTGGCTCTACGACGGGGCGCCCGGAACCGGGCTGCTCCGAGACGCCGAACGGCGCGCTCGACGGCGCTGA
- a CDS encoding LpxD N-terminal domain-containing protein translates to MPASDAIDSPVGVVAHATDPDFDATAADLAAVLDADRVGPNVAVSGVAPLDAATATDLAFSTYDDPEPIADSGAGVVVVPTDVSIPAGRAALRSPDPKRDFVRVLREYVGDGATPGVHPTAVVSDDAELGADCVVGPNAHVGPGVVLGDRVVVGAGCALGGPGFGFVRTRDDELLRQPHVGTVRVGDDAELGANCTVDRAPFGETVVERGAKLSARVHVAHGARIGADATVAFGAGVAGGSTVGARTTVHPHVAVATDVTVGDDAELGMGADVLDDVPSGARVVGSPARRVDGAER, encoded by the coding sequence ATGCCAGCATCGGACGCCATCGACTCGCCGGTCGGCGTGGTCGCGCACGCGACCGACCCCGACTTCGACGCGACGGCCGCCGACCTCGCGGCCGTCCTCGACGCCGACCGCGTCGGCCCGAACGTCGCCGTCTCCGGCGTCGCACCGCTCGACGCAGCCACCGCGACCGACCTCGCGTTCTCCACCTACGACGACCCCGAGCCAATCGCGGACTCCGGCGCGGGCGTCGTCGTCGTGCCGACCGACGTGTCGATTCCCGCGGGTCGCGCCGCGCTCCGCTCTCCCGACCCGAAACGGGACTTCGTGCGCGTCCTCCGCGAGTACGTCGGCGACGGCGCGACGCCGGGCGTCCACCCGACGGCGGTCGTCAGCGACGACGCCGAACTCGGCGCCGACTGCGTGGTCGGCCCGAACGCGCACGTCGGCCCGGGCGTCGTCCTCGGTGACCGCGTCGTCGTCGGCGCCGGGTGTGCGCTCGGCGGCCCCGGATTCGGGTTCGTGCGAACGCGAGACGACGAACTCCTGCGCCAGCCTCACGTCGGGACGGTGCGGGTGGGCGACGACGCCGAACTCGGCGCGAACTGCACCGTCGACCGCGCGCCGTTCGGCGAGACGGTCGTCGAGCGCGGCGCGAAACTCAGCGCGCGCGTCCACGTCGCCCACGGCGCTCGCATCGGCGCTGACGCGACCGTGGCGTTCGGCGCGGGCGTCGCCGGCGGTTCGACCGTCGGCGCGCGCACGACCGTCCACCCGCACGTCGCGGTGGCGACGGACGTGACAGTCGGCGACGACGCCGAACTCGGGATGGGCGCGGACGTACTCGACGACGTGCCGAGCGGGGCGCGCGTCGTCGGGTCGCCGGCACGGCGCGTCGACGGGGCCGAGCGATGA
- a CDS encoding polysaccharide deacetylase family protein codes for MTRGATEDPRRETGDVAFTFDWYADFLDALCRRGRRFRSYDDDLEAGDVVLRHDVDWSPRNALTTARIEADRGVTATYFFLLSSPLYNVFHRRNRRIVEEIAALGHRVGVHFSTYQHWDREPPEGVLAERVRDEQRALDTVVADLEPAVSFHRPPEWVLAREFDAFTSAYEPRFFESVAYRADSNQRWREDHPLAGGVPETVQVLTHPGLWGTEDADYETRLAAHEDEELGRTRQFMDDQFVDKRYNAAEFCEFERRY; via the coding sequence ATGACTCGCGGCGCGACCGAAGACCCGCGCCGGGAGACCGGCGACGTGGCGTTCACGTTCGACTGGTACGCCGACTTCCTCGACGCGCTCTGCCGGCGCGGACGGCGGTTCAGGTCGTACGACGACGACCTCGAAGCGGGCGACGTGGTGTTGCGCCACGACGTGGACTGGTCGCCGCGGAACGCGCTCACGACGGCGCGCATCGAGGCCGACCGCGGCGTCACCGCGACGTACTTCTTCCTGCTGTCGTCGCCGCTGTACAACGTCTTCCACCGCCGGAACCGGCGCATCGTCGAGGAGATTGCGGCGCTCGGCCACCGCGTCGGCGTCCACTTCAGCACCTACCAGCACTGGGACCGCGAACCGCCGGAGGGCGTGCTCGCCGAGCGCGTCCGAGACGAGCAGCGCGCGCTCGACACCGTGGTCGCCGACCTCGAACCCGCGGTGTCGTTCCACCGGCCGCCGGAGTGGGTGCTGGCCAGGGAGTTCGACGCGTTCACCTCGGCGTACGAGCCGCGGTTCTTCGAGTCGGTGGCGTACCGCGCGGACTCGAACCAGCGCTGGCGCGAGGACCACCCGCTCGCCGGCGGCGTGCCGGAGACGGTACAAGTGCTCACGCACCCGGGGCTGTGGGGGACCGAGGACGCCGACTACGAGACGCGGCTGGCGGCCCACGAGGACGAAGAGCTGGGGCGCACGCGGCAGTTCATGGACGACCAGTTCGTCGACAAGCGGTACAACGCGGCGGAGTTCTGCGAGTTCGAGCGCCGCTACTGA
- a CDS encoding glycosyltransferase family 2 protein: MYHGKTIGAVVPAYNEADHIGGVIDTLPEFVDRAYVVDDGSTDDTLRVIRDHAAAANEHLTDAPETATGVTLDPRVVPVAHEENRGVGGAIKTGYQRALADGVDVTLVIAGDGQTEPDIVERIVAPVAAGDADYAKGNRLGDRDRDAMPRHRQFGNFVLSFLTKVASGYWDVMDPQNGSTAISRDALNAVDIEEMYEDYGYCNDLLVRLNAVDATIADVPRRAVYEDETSHISLRSYVPKVSSLLARDFAWRLKAKYFDHGSYPVPLLYVLGILGTGVGVAAATGTLLFAVQGAVDAFAVLAASALFVVLAMILDRTANRDLAVTADEAR; the protein is encoded by the coding sequence ATGTACCACGGCAAGACCATCGGCGCCGTCGTCCCGGCGTACAACGAAGCCGACCACATCGGCGGCGTCATCGACACGCTCCCCGAGTTCGTGGACCGCGCGTACGTCGTCGACGACGGCTCCACCGACGACACGCTCCGCGTCATCCGCGACCACGCCGCCGCCGCGAACGAACACCTCACCGACGCGCCGGAGACCGCCACCGGCGTCACGCTCGACCCGCGGGTCGTCCCCGTCGCCCACGAGGAGAACCGCGGCGTCGGCGGCGCCATCAAGACCGGCTACCAGCGAGCGCTCGCCGACGGCGTCGACGTGACGCTCGTCATCGCGGGCGACGGACAGACCGAACCCGACATCGTCGAGCGCATCGTCGCACCCGTCGCCGCCGGCGACGCCGACTACGCGAAGGGCAACCGACTCGGTGACCGCGACCGGGACGCGATGCCCCGACACCGACAGTTCGGGAACTTCGTGCTCTCCTTTCTCACGAAGGTCGCCAGCGGCTACTGGGACGTGATGGACCCCCAGAACGGCTCGACGGCCATCTCGCGGGACGCCCTCAACGCCGTCGACATCGAGGAGATGTACGAGGACTACGGCTACTGCAACGACCTGCTCGTCCGCCTGAACGCCGTCGACGCCACCATCGCGGACGTGCCGCGGCGCGCCGTCTACGAGGACGAGACCAGCCACATCTCGCTCCGGTCCTACGTCCCGAAGGTGTCCTCGCTGCTCGCTCGGGACTTCGCGTGGCGACTCAAGGCCAAGTACTTCGACCACGGCTCGTACCCCGTCCCCCTGCTGTACGTCCTCGGCATCCTCGGCACCGGCGTCGGCGTCGCCGCCGCCACCGGCACGCTCCTGTTCGCCGTCCAGGGCGCGGTCGACGCGTTCGCCGTGCTCGCGGCGAGCGCGCTGTTCGTCGTGCTCGCGATGATACTCGACCGCACCGCGAACCGCGACCTCGCCGTCACCGCCGACGAGGCCCGCTGA